Proteins from one Candidatus Sulfotelmatobacter sp. genomic window:
- a CDS encoding peroxiredoxin: MAVIAIVVLVLLGAAGFVFRRTRSHLTTGKRAPDFVVQAALGGDVRTFRLSDELRKGPVVLYFFPKSFTSGCIVEANAFSAAAPQFAEFGATIIGLSGDDIETQKKFSTQECQSTFLIGSDPGLAVGKQYDVALVANVPNRTSYVIAQDGTIVESFTSMFQPQEHVAKTLAAVRTLARR, encoded by the coding sequence ATGGCCGTCATCGCAATCGTCGTTCTGGTGCTCCTCGGCGCCGCCGGGTTCGTCTTTCGCCGCACGCGCTCGCACCTGACCACCGGGAAGCGCGCGCCGGACTTCGTCGTCCAGGCCGCGCTCGGCGGTGACGTGCGCACCTTCCGTTTGAGCGACGAGCTGCGCAAAGGCCCGGTCGTGCTCTACTTCTTCCCCAAGTCGTTCACATCGGGTTGCATCGTGGAGGCCAACGCGTTCTCGGCGGCCGCGCCGCAATTCGCCGAGTTCGGCGCGACGATCATCGGGCTGAGCGGCGACGACATCGAGACGCAGAAGAAGTTCTCGACCCAGGAATGCCAATCGACGTTCCTGATCGGCAGCGATCCGGGCCTCGCGGTCGGGAAGCAGTACGACGTCGCGCTGGTCGCCAACGTGCCCAACCGCACCTCGTACGTGATCGCGCAGGACGGCACGATCGTCGAGTCGTTCACCAGCATGTTCCAGCCGCAGGAGCACGTCGCCAAGACGCTGGCCGCAGTGCGCACGCTCGCCCGCCGCTGA
- a CDS encoding DNA cytosine methyltransferase: protein MRKRSRGELGTDSSIRSAFPRGASLSSPNSSDVPPLRGALYPRRRSATAQQNRAEHLFGARALDILWTIPGISSRISRRIAIADKRPVTPGNRRIHRAPHRLYVADLFAGAGGLTEGFRQAGFTPIAAVEFDKWAACTYAANFGEHVMACPIEEVVVSRLHDHLVWSGRDVSGQPLRFETPEIDVLVGGPPCQGFSPLGRMNDWDYNDPRNKLWREYARVLEIVLPRAFVLENVPELLKSSEFERLRRHVKKLGYSVKSEVLNASFYGVPQARRRAIVVGSRVGMASLPVPILEHRPTVRGAIGDLPLLPNGDNWHIARNPTPKSRERYAAVPQGGNRFDLMRNRPDITPKCWLNKKSGSTDVFGRMWWDEPAPTIRTEFFKPEKGRYLHPEAHRPITIREAARLQTFPDEFAFVGSNVQVAKQIGNAVPVELGRRIAIHVRSTVLAGVQQEQQATPIKERQKAAP from the coding sequence ATGCGAAAGCGATCTCGAGGAGAGCTAGGAACCGACTCTTCCATAAGGTCAGCCTTCCCACGTGGAGCATCTCTTTCATCCCCAAATTCCTCAGATGTCCCCCCGTTGAGAGGAGCGCTCTACCCCAGGCGGCGATCAGCAACAGCGCAGCAAAATCGTGCCGAACACTTGTTTGGCGCACGAGCTCTGGATATACTGTGGACAATTCCCGGGATATCTTCCCGGATCTCGAGGAGAATCGCCATCGCCGACAAGAGGCCGGTTACGCCTGGTAACCGTCGGATTCACCGTGCGCCGCACCGTCTCTATGTTGCCGACCTCTTCGCGGGCGCGGGCGGCCTGACCGAGGGATTCCGGCAAGCGGGATTCACTCCTATTGCCGCCGTCGAGTTCGATAAATGGGCAGCATGTACGTACGCTGCCAATTTCGGTGAGCACGTAATGGCGTGCCCAATTGAAGAAGTTGTCGTTAGTCGACTGCACGATCATCTAGTCTGGTCTGGTCGAGACGTAAGCGGCCAGCCGCTTCGGTTCGAGACGCCGGAGATCGACGTGTTAGTCGGCGGGCCGCCGTGCCAGGGCTTCTCGCCCCTCGGCAGGATGAATGATTGGGACTATAACGACCCCCGTAACAAGCTGTGGAGAGAATACGCGCGCGTGCTGGAAATTGTGCTCCCGAGAGCGTTCGTGTTGGAAAACGTGCCAGAGTTACTTAAGTCGAGCGAGTTTGAACGACTTCGTCGGCACGTCAAGAAGCTCGGATATTCTGTGAAGTCCGAAGTGCTTAACGCATCGTTTTACGGTGTTCCGCAAGCGCGTCGTCGCGCGATCGTGGTCGGTAGCCGTGTAGGTATGGCGTCGCTACCCGTTCCTATTCTTGAACATCGTCCGACTGTACGCGGCGCTATCGGCGATCTACCGCTCCTCCCAAACGGAGACAATTGGCACATTGCCCGCAATCCCACGCCTAAGTCGCGTGAGCGCTACGCGGCGGTGCCGCAAGGTGGTAATCGCTTCGACCTAATGCGGAATCGGCCCGACATAACGCCGAAATGCTGGCTGAACAAGAAGTCTGGAAGCACCGACGTCTTCGGGCGTATGTGGTGGGATGAACCCGCGCCTACCATTCGAACCGAATTCTTCAAGCCTGAGAAGGGTCGCTACCTACACCCTGAGGCGCACCGCCCGATAACGATCAGAGAGGCCGCTCGCCTTCAGACCTTCCCGGACGAATTCGCCTTCGTCGGCTCAAATGTACAGGTCGCTAAGCAGATCGGAAACGCGGTCCCGGTAGAGTTGGGGCGAAGGATCGCGATCCACGTTCGATCAACGGTTCTTGCGGGTGTCCAACAAGAGCAGCAAGCAACCCCCATCAAAGAACGACAAAAGGCCGCTCCGTAG
- a CDS encoding HEAT repeat domain-containing protein — protein sequence MPTPEFTYRIGWFASYEQLFAGQPDAETEASTLAEGALVAGRVILSGRGGGAKSVALRRLARSRLEHGDIVTIIDMKRWSRSDVDEWNLLLSATERVDFLLSRLGSGELSVRRLAALPPHVQRLILVDGLNEVPATAGQQVLEALEQFIRYSPNTGTIVADRLVRRSFPDVERWHLASILPIDDEQVRRLLQEKVGNSARFDTGDRDARAMLTNPYFLDALLGAGSEATSLAALIRDLFVNHAGLDSTELISASKAAFLAYREFASRTFPFEAFLASAGTSAAEKLTSSGRLLVDGDRATFDHHLNHDFLAAAFVVADSKRWSNDFLDAITFSASSFDALALALQQIQDVATADAFVRRIYDWNIYGAAYALSEGRTPDSPQGRVTTEMEIVMLAMLAIRRWDLITATATRARDALSLFPSSSAGPFLSATEIGDVVRLVDATPPTSDLATGWFNEWKLLFSGKSLFEPGEAAQLIAADDIIGWTFANAVRRNPLEQSLRDNLISKLKSPNSTVRWRIVHALGLDPDPKTAETLEKTLLSDIDKWVRYGAIRALVEIAALGSSELRSSVMRWIRDHAGELLAQDRVVRELKAAVAIEPNRAPADWLTQAMSVVEAFYELDTIN from the coding sequence TTGCCGACTCCCGAATTCACATATAGGATCGGCTGGTTTGCTTCTTACGAGCAGTTATTTGCTGGTCAGCCCGACGCGGAAACGGAAGCTTCGACGCTCGCCGAAGGTGCGCTTGTCGCGGGTCGCGTGATTCTCTCCGGCAGAGGCGGCGGAGCTAAATCCGTTGCCCTTCGTCGTCTAGCGCGTTCACGATTAGAGCACGGCGATATCGTTACCATCATAGATATGAAACGCTGGAGCCGTTCAGATGTTGACGAATGGAACCTTCTTCTTAGTGCAACCGAGCGCGTCGACTTCTTGCTTTCACGCCTTGGCTCCGGTGAGCTTAGTGTCCGCCGCCTGGCCGCGTTGCCCCCGCATGTGCAGCGACTTATTCTCGTCGACGGTCTGAACGAAGTGCCTGCAACGGCAGGGCAGCAAGTGCTCGAAGCGCTGGAGCAATTCATTCGCTATTCTCCCAACACGGGCACAATCGTCGCCGACCGCCTTGTCCGCAGATCGTTTCCCGACGTGGAGCGCTGGCACTTGGCATCAATACTTCCTATTGACGACGAACAGGTTCGGCGCTTGCTTCAGGAAAAGGTGGGAAATAGCGCGCGCTTTGATACAGGCGATCGTGATGCGCGGGCGATGCTCACAAATCCGTATTTCCTCGACGCGTTGCTTGGTGCCGGTAGCGAAGCGACAAGTCTGGCAGCGCTAATTCGTGATCTATTTGTAAACCACGCTGGCCTTGATTCGACTGAGTTGATCAGCGCTTCGAAGGCTGCATTTCTAGCGTACCGAGAATTCGCATCCCGTACGTTTCCGTTCGAGGCGTTCTTGGCCAGTGCTGGTACAAGTGCCGCAGAGAAGTTGACAAGTAGTGGTCGACTTCTCGTCGATGGTGATCGTGCTACTTTTGATCATCATCTCAATCATGACTTCCTTGCGGCAGCCTTTGTGGTCGCGGATTCAAAGCGCTGGAGCAATGACTTCCTCGATGCGATAACGTTTAGCGCAAGTTCATTCGATGCTCTGGCCCTCGCGCTTCAGCAGATTCAAGATGTCGCAACGGCCGACGCGTTCGTGCGACGTATATACGATTGGAATATTTACGGAGCTGCGTATGCTCTCTCTGAAGGGAGGACGCCGGATTCTCCACAAGGGCGCGTAACTACGGAGATGGAGATCGTCATGTTAGCCATGCTGGCAATAAGACGATGGGATCTGATCACGGCAACGGCGACTCGCGCTCGGGACGCGCTTAGCCTTTTCCCGTCATCTTCTGCTGGGCCTTTCCTAAGCGCGACAGAAATAGGAGACGTCGTCAGGCTCGTCGACGCGACTCCGCCCACCTCGGATTTGGCCACGGGCTGGTTTAACGAATGGAAGCTATTATTTTCCGGAAAGAGTTTGTTCGAGCCGGGCGAGGCTGCACAACTAATTGCAGCTGATGACATAATTGGTTGGACCTTCGCAAACGCGGTTAGGCGGAATCCGCTCGAGCAATCTCTTCGCGATAACCTCATATCTAAGCTTAAAAGCCCGAATAGCACCGTTCGCTGGAGGATTGTCCATGCTCTAGGGCTCGATCCCGATCCCAAAACTGCCGAAACTCTGGAAAAGACGCTATTGAGCGATATCGACAAGTGGGTTCGCTACGGGGCAATACGTGCATTGGTCGAGATAGCGGCTCTCGGGAGCTCTGAGCTGAGATCTTCTGTTATGCGGTGGATTCGAGATCATGCTGGTGAGTTGCTTGCACAAGACCGGGTGGTTCGCGAGCTTAAAGCAGCTGTGGCGATTGAGCCAAACAGAGCTCCGGCTGACTGGCTCACTCAGGCGATGAGCGTAGTCGAGGCATTCTACGAGCTCGATACCATCAATTGA
- a CDS encoding Uma2 family endonuclease, with protein sequence MLDPTPGPLDLATFEELLARSETKLELLEGEVVAFAGGSIAHAVLTSRLHAAVAGVAATGCQAFTSDVAVRLQDARTYVFPDVSYTCEPLDPQATAIVAPVLVIEVISPDSKTRDRVEKLDAYQSIPSLQEYVLVDSRRVWTCVYRRFASTWTETVLNSLEDTLELHAPSVAIPLATLYAGTARILEEP encoded by the coding sequence ATGCTCGACCCGACGCCGGGACCGCTAGACCTAGCCACCTTCGAGGAGCTACTGGCTCGCTCGGAGACGAAGCTCGAGCTGCTCGAGGGTGAGGTCGTCGCGTTTGCCGGTGGGAGCATCGCGCATGCCGTGCTCACGAGCCGTCTGCACGCTGCGGTCGCCGGGGTGGCCGCGACCGGCTGCCAGGCCTTTACCTCAGACGTGGCGGTCCGCTTGCAAGACGCCCGCACGTATGTCTTTCCCGACGTCTCGTATACGTGCGAGCCGCTCGATCCGCAAGCAACCGCGATCGTCGCGCCGGTGCTCGTGATCGAGGTGATCTCGCCCGACTCGAAGACCCGCGATCGTGTCGAGAAGCTCGACGCGTATCAGAGCATTCCGAGCCTTCAAGAGTACGTGCTGGTCGACTCCCGTCGCGTCTGGACGTGTGTCTATCGTCGCTTCGCCAGCACCTGGACCGAGACGGTGCTCAACTCGCTCGAGGATACGCTCGAGCTACACGCGCCGAGCGTCGCCATACCCCTGGCCACACTCTACGCAGGGACGGCGCGCATCCTCGAAGAGCCCTAG
- a CDS encoding peroxiredoxin, which yields MRVSMIVPILATAAVALSAPASAQLTDGAKAPEFTALAALGGDVQTFDLRAALANGPVVLYFFPKSFTKGCTIEAHAFSDHIADFKKLGATVIGVSADDIETQKKFSTQECRSNFLVASDPTLKIAAEYDAKINDQYANRTSYVIAPSGQIVEAYTDMEPLPHIDRALAALKSLPAH from the coding sequence ATGCGTGTTTCGATGATTGTGCCGATCCTCGCCACGGCCGCCGTGGCCCTCTCAGCACCAGCGAGCGCTCAACTAACTGATGGCGCCAAAGCGCCCGAGTTCACCGCGCTTGCCGCCCTCGGTGGTGATGTACAGACGTTTGATCTCCGGGCTGCACTGGCCAATGGGCCCGTGGTTTTGTACTTCTTCCCAAAGTCGTTCACCAAAGGCTGCACCATCGAGGCGCATGCCTTCTCTGATCATATCGCTGACTTCAAGAAGCTCGGCGCGACGGTGATCGGGGTGAGTGCGGACGACATCGAGACCCAGAAGAAGTTTTCGACCCAGGAGTGCCGGTCGAACTTCCTGGTCGCCAGCGATCCCACCCTGAAGATCGCGGCCGAGTACGATGCGAAGATCAACGACCAGTACGCCAACCGCACCTCGTACGTGATCGCGCCGAGCGGGCAGATCGTCGAGGCGTACACCGACATGGAGCCGCTGCCGCACATCGACAGGGCGCTGGCGGCCCTCAAGAGCCTCCCCGCGCACTAA
- a CDS encoding carboxymuconolactone decarboxylase family protein: MSQRLNPMTAAPEAIQPLFAAGKYLTEGTLEPVLRTLVYLRVSQINACAFCIAMHNRELEHLGESGDRVWGLPAWREAPWYSPRERAALAYAETLTRLAEEDVGDELFAELRAQFSEREIVDLTLAISIINTWNRFSVSFRTPPESAAAVLASLRQPAMAGAGH; encoded by the coding sequence GTGAGCCAACGACTCAACCCCATGACGGCCGCGCCGGAGGCGATCCAACCGCTGTTCGCGGCCGGTAAGTATCTCACCGAGGGCACACTGGAGCCGGTGCTTCGTACCCTCGTCTACCTGCGCGTCTCGCAGATCAACGCGTGCGCCTTCTGCATCGCGATGCACAACCGCGAGCTGGAGCATCTCGGTGAGTCGGGCGACCGCGTGTGGGGCCTCCCGGCCTGGCGCGAAGCGCCGTGGTACTCGCCGCGCGAGCGCGCGGCCTTGGCCTACGCCGAAACGCTGACGCGCCTGGCCGAGGAAGACGTCGGCGACGAGCTGTTCGCCGAGCTGCGCGCGCAGTTCAGCGAGCGTGAGATCGTCGACCTGACGCTGGCGATCAGCATCATCAACACCTGGAACCGCTTCTCGGTCTCGTTCCGCACGCCGCCCGAGAGCGCGGCGGCCGTGCTGGCGTCGCTGCGCCAGCCGGCGATGGCCGGGGCCGGCCACTAG
- a CDS encoding helix-turn-helix transcriptional regulator → MSERHVEATTEQSGLSSDLNATAASLLGLLLRGPQTGWELYAAFEESIGHFWSLTRSQVYRELKTMADRGLIELGASGPRESRRCTITQAGRAAFHAWIARMPGDEIIRFPLLLTIFFGEAVPPQALVDACTEHRRIHAERLAVYEVLLPKAREHTTYSALALAFGLDYERMVLRWIDGLPWMRAEDSEVT, encoded by the coding sequence ATGTCCGAACGACACGTCGAGGCTACTACCGAGCAAAGTGGACTGTCAAGCGACCTGAACGCGACGGCGGCCTCGCTCCTGGGGCTGCTGCTGCGGGGCCCGCAGACCGGCTGGGAGCTCTACGCCGCCTTCGAGGAGTCGATCGGGCACTTCTGGAGCCTCACCCGCAGCCAGGTGTACCGGGAGCTCAAGACGATGGCCGATCGTGGCCTGATCGAGCTGGGCGCGAGCGGCCCGCGCGAGAGCCGCCGCTGCACGATCACGCAGGCCGGCCGCGCCGCCTTCCACGCCTGGATCGCGCGGATGCCCGGCGACGAGATCATCCGCTTCCCGCTGCTGCTCACCATTTTCTTCGGCGAAGCGGTGCCGCCGCAGGCGCTGGTCGATGCGTGCACGGAACATCGCCGCATCCATGCGGAGCGCCTCGCCGTCTACGAAGTGCTGCTGCCGAAAGCGCGCGAGCACACCACGTATAGTGCGCTCGCGCTGGCGTTCGGACTCGACTACGAGCGGATGGTGTTGCGCTGGATCGACGGCCTCCCGTGGATGCGCGCCGAGGACAGCGAGGTCACGTAG
- a CDS encoding carotenoid oxygenase family protein, whose amino-acid sequence MNSTLAATSAGFGLGLASQNHEIAVDRLPLSGRLPDWLTGTLLRNGPARFEVGAERYRHWFDGLAMIHRFGIADGAVSYRNRFLRTPAFLEAERSGRIASSEFGTNPQRSFFERLRTLGQSSNGHNANVNIVPFAGDYLALTETPEPVRFDGTTLETKGALAYDDQVRGQVTTAHTVYDPVRRATFNIVIEMGRNATYKFVRIDDGTLRRTVVATVTTDQPCYLHAFSATAEHLILVEYPLIVRPLDLLLMRKPFIENYRWEPGRGTRIHVVRKDGGALVGTFSAEAMFAFHHINAYDEADAIVVDIAAYDDATIVDDLSLDHLLQPDGPHISRGEFRRYRLTPGRETADVEILAVETTELPRVARERIGQPYRYAYGIDWPAGAFDHIVKVDTHTRDVISWTAPNTYVGEPVFVGRPGAQDEDDGVLLCVGLEAAADRSALLVLDARTLTELARAEVPQTIPYGFHGMFH is encoded by the coding sequence ATGAATTCCACCCTGGCGGCCACCTCGGCCGGCTTCGGGCTCGGCCTGGCCTCGCAGAACCACGAGATCGCCGTCGACCGGCTCCCCCTCTCCGGGCGCCTGCCGGACTGGCTGACCGGGACGCTGCTGCGCAACGGGCCGGCGCGTTTCGAGGTGGGCGCCGAGCGCTATCGCCACTGGTTCGACGGCCTGGCGATGATCCACCGATTTGGGATCGCCGACGGTGCGGTCTCGTACCGCAACCGCTTCTTGCGCACGCCGGCGTTCCTCGAGGCCGAGCGCAGCGGCCGCATTGCGAGCAGCGAGTTCGGCACGAACCCGCAACGCTCGTTCTTCGAGCGGCTGCGCACGCTTGGCCAGTCGAGCAACGGCCACAACGCGAACGTAAACATCGTCCCGTTCGCCGGCGACTACCTCGCCCTCACCGAGACGCCGGAGCCGGTGCGCTTCGACGGCACCACGCTCGAGACAAAGGGCGCGCTCGCGTACGACGATCAGGTGCGCGGCCAAGTGACGACGGCGCACACGGTCTACGATCCCGTGCGCCGGGCCACGTTCAACATCGTCATCGAGATGGGCCGCAACGCGACCTACAAGTTCGTGCGCATCGACGACGGCACGCTGCGCCGCACCGTCGTCGCAACCGTCACCACCGATCAGCCCTGCTACCTGCACGCGTTCTCCGCGACCGCGGAGCACCTGATCCTGGTCGAGTATCCGCTGATCGTGCGGCCGCTGGATCTGCTGCTGATGCGCAAGCCGTTCATCGAGAACTACCGTTGGGAGCCCGGCCGCGGGACGCGCATCCACGTCGTGCGCAAGGACGGCGGCGCGCTGGTCGGCACGTTCTCCGCCGAGGCAATGTTCGCGTTCCACCACATCAACGCGTACGACGAGGCCGACGCGATCGTCGTCGACATCGCCGCCTATGACGACGCGACGATCGTCGACGATCTCTCGCTCGACCACCTCTTGCAGCCCGACGGTCCCCACATCAGTCGCGGCGAGTTCCGTCGCTACCGGCTCACACCCGGCCGTGAGACCGCCGACGTCGAGATCCTCGCCGTCGAGACGACGGAGCTGCCGCGCGTCGCGCGCGAGCGCATCGGGCAACCGTATCGCTACGCGTACGGGATCGACTGGCCGGCCGGCGCGTTCGACCACATCGTCAAGGTCGACACGCACACGCGCGACGTCATCAGCTGGACCGCGCCGAACACCTACGTCGGCGAACCGGTCTTCGTCGGCCGCCCCGGCGCGCAGGACGAAGACGACGGCGTGCTGCTGTGCGTCGGGCTCGAGGCCGCCGCCGACCGCTCCGCGCTGCTCGTGCTCGACGCCCGCACACTGACGGAGCTGGCCCGCGCCGAGGTCCCGCAGACCATCCCCTACGGCTTCCACGGCATGTTCCACTAG